A stretch of Fundicoccus culcitae DNA encodes these proteins:
- a CDS encoding 3-oxoacid CoA-transferase subunit B, translating to MMDKAEIQNFIARRAAQELNDGDVVNLGIGLPTLVANFIPEGKEIILQSENGFIGVGPSPEPDQVDPYIVNAGGQPVTIVAGAAFFDSATSFGIIRGGHVDVTILGSLEVDEKGNIANYMIPGKLVPGMGGAMDLLTGAKRSIVAMEHTNKGRPKILKECTLPLTAANAIDLIITEMAVMEVTPEGLLLKEVADGYTVEDVQNATEAELILADSLK from the coding sequence ATGATGGATAAAGCCGAAATTCAAAACTTTATTGCAAGACGGGCAGCGCAAGAATTAAATGATGGTGACGTGGTTAACTTAGGGATTGGATTACCAACGTTAGTCGCTAACTTTATTCCTGAAGGAAAAGAGATTATTTTACAATCAGAAAATGGCTTTATTGGGGTTGGACCATCGCCAGAGCCAGATCAAGTCGATCCGTATATCGTTAATGCTGGAGGCCAACCGGTAACCATCGTTGCTGGGGCAGCTTTCTTTGATAGTGCGACATCGTTTGGCATCATTCGTGGCGGTCACGTGGATGTCACTATTTTAGGTTCATTAGAAGTAGATGAAAAAGGCAATATTGCTAATTATATGATACCTGGCAAATTAGTACCTGGGATGGGAGGAGCAATGGATTTATTAACAGGTGCCAAAAGAAGTATTGTAGCAATGGAACATACCAATAAAGGTAGACCAAAAATTCTAAAAGAATGTACGTTACCGTTAACGGCGGCCAATGCGATTGATTTAATCATCACCGAAATGGCTGTTATGGAAGTAACCCCAGAAGGTCTATTATTAAAAGAAGTAGCTGACGGCTATACGGTTGAAGACGTTCAAAACGCCACCGAAGCAGAATTGATTTTAGCCGATTCATTGAAATAA
- a CDS encoding V-type ATP synthase subunit F, with protein sequence MSHKIAVIGDKDSVLAFKMIGFEVFFAADANEARGHLDDLAREDYGIIFLTEQLGIQIPDALERYNQRITPAIILIPNRTGTNHFGEERFAENVERAVGIKIV encoded by the coding sequence ATGTCTCATAAGATTGCGGTTATTGGAGATAAAGACTCCGTTTTAGCCTTTAAAATGATTGGTTTCGAGGTTTTCTTTGCGGCGGATGCCAATGAGGCGCGAGGCCATTTGGACGATTTAGCCCGTGAAGACTACGGCATCATCTTTTTAACCGAACAATTAGGTATTCAAATCCCTGATGCATTAGAACGCTATAATCAACGGATTACACCAGCTATCATTCTCATTCCTAATCGGACGGGGACGAATCATTTTGGCGAAGAACGTTTTGCTGAAAATGTGGAACGAGCAGTTGGTATTAAAATCGTGTAG
- a CDS encoding V-type ATP synthase subunit K: MEFSIEYLFGPQTGWILGALGVAIAIFAAGTGSAIGVGKAGEAAAALTREKPELFGQALVLQLLPATQGLYGFVIGLIILLQLDSGMSAAEGWYLLMASLPVGIAGYTSAPAQAKASIAGMQILAQRPENATQGIVYSAMVETYGILGFVGSLLMIVL; this comes from the coding sequence ATGGAATTTAGTATTGAATATCTTTTTGGACCTCAAACAGGTTGGATTTTAGGTGCGCTTGGCGTGGCCATCGCCATTTTCGCTGCCGGAACAGGGTCAGCGATTGGGGTAGGGAAAGCCGGGGAAGCGGCTGCGGCGTTAACCCGTGAAAAACCTGAATTATTTGGTCAGGCATTGGTCTTACAATTACTACCAGCGACCCAAGGTTTATATGGTTTTGTTATTGGCTTAATCATTTTATTACAACTAGACTCAGGCATGTCAGCTGCGGAAGGTTGGTATTTATTAATGGCTAGTTTACCGGTTGGGATTGCTGGTTATACGTCTGCGCCAGCCCAAGCCAAAGCGTCGATTGCTGGGATGCAAATCTTAGCCCAACGTCCAGAAAATGCGACGCAAGGGATTGTCTACTCAGCGATGGTTGAAACGTATGGCATCTTAGGGTTTGTTGGTTCTTTGTTAATGATCGTTTTATAA
- a CDS encoding V-type ATPase subunit, translating into MFDDEFGSLNVTVRVYENELLTQSIYDRMLAADSFEEAVGILRETSYRDEVEEVLKTHNYDDMITENLVRLYDRLFQISPSPEIVELATLRYSYHNIKVMLKEMIADKDLEDLYFPIGRYDLTELRQAVSLGQSEVLPEEYLQTIRSAKLDYSEFGNIQQVEVLVDRHYFEHLKQIAVTIGDPEIIELVDMQIDFKNISTLIRAKYQDRTPNFLRSVLSDAGSLDVETLIQMGSKDARTLIQSLLETQYKSILSESMITAGIGISSIKFDYYTDNAMMRKMQEAKLKAFGPLPMIAYIYAKETEARNLRLVLSAKENHIDVEETKERMRMNYVS; encoded by the coding sequence ATGTTTGATGACGAATTTGGTTCATTAAATGTGACGGTTCGTGTCTATGAAAATGAGCTTTTAACGCAATCCATCTATGACCGCATGTTAGCGGCTGATAGTTTTGAAGAAGCGGTTGGCATTTTGCGGGAAACATCCTATCGCGATGAAGTGGAAGAGGTGTTGAAAACCCATAATTATGATGACATGATTACCGAAAATTTAGTGAGATTATACGATCGTTTATTTCAAATCTCACCTTCGCCAGAAATTGTTGAATTAGCTACTTTGCGTTACAGCTATCATAATATTAAAGTGATGCTAAAAGAAATGATTGCCGATAAAGATTTAGAAGATTTATATTTTCCGATTGGCCGCTACGATCTCACTGAGCTCCGTCAAGCGGTCAGCTTAGGGCAATCAGAGGTTTTACCTGAAGAATACTTGCAGACCATTCGCAGTGCCAAGTTGGACTATAGTGAATTTGGTAACATCCAACAGGTTGAAGTGTTGGTTGATAGGCATTATTTCGAACATTTGAAGCAGATTGCGGTGACGATTGGTGATCCGGAAATTATTGAATTAGTCGATATGCAAATTGATTTTAAAAATATTTCGACCTTAATTCGAGCGAAATATCAAGACCGCACACCCAATTTTTTGCGGTCGGTGTTATCCGATGCGGGCTCTTTAGATGTTGAAACCTTAATTCAAATGGGCTCTAAAGATGCACGGACGTTAATTCAATCTTTATTAGAGACCCAGTATAAGAGTATTTTGTCGGAATCGATGATTACAGCTGGGATAGGTATTTCATCCATTAAGTTCGATTATTACACCGATAATGCCATGATGCGTAAAATGCAAGAAGCCAAGCTAAAAGCCTTTGGACCGCTCCCGATGATTGCTTATATTTATGCTAAAGAAACGGAAGCAAGGAATTTGCGTTTAGTATTATCGGCCAAGGAAAATCATATTGATGTGGAAGAAACGAAAGAAAGGATGCGGATGAATTATGTCTCATAA
- a CDS encoding CoA transferase subunit A encodes MDKTIDINTAIDMVKDGDIVMIGGFLGAGAPELLIDKLVEKGIKNLTLIANDTGWPDRAHGKLVVNKQFKKIIASHVGTNRETGNQMASGETEVVLVPQGTLVEQVRAASHGLGGVLTPTGLGTDVEKGKDKIVVDGKEYLVEKPLRANVALLFANKVDKFGNMNFYGATRNFNNMMAGAADITIVEAAEIVEIGELDPNTVHTPGVFVDYIVDGGKK; translated from the coding sequence ATGGATAAAACAATCGATATAAATACAGCCATTGATATGGTAAAAGATGGCGATATTGTTATGATAGGTGGTTTCTTAGGTGCAGGGGCACCTGAGTTATTAATTGATAAACTGGTCGAAAAAGGGATTAAAAATCTGACATTAATTGCTAATGACACAGGCTGGCCGGATAGAGCTCACGGTAAGTTAGTTGTTAACAAACAATTTAAAAAAATAATTGCTTCTCACGTAGGAACCAATAGAGAAACAGGAAATCAAATGGCAAGTGGCGAAACCGAAGTAGTTTTAGTCCCACAAGGAACGCTAGTTGAACAAGTTAGAGCCGCTTCACATGGACTGGGTGGGGTCTTAACACCGACCGGTTTAGGTACCGATGTTGAAAAAGGGAAAGATAAAATTGTTGTTGATGGTAAAGAATACCTCGTTGAAAAACCATTGCGTGCGAACGTTGCCTTATTGTTTGCCAATAAAGTCGATAAATTTGGGAATATGAATTTTTATGGTGCCACAAGAAACTTTAATAATATGATGGCTGGTGCTGCTGATATTACCATAGTTGAAGCAGCCGAAATCGTCGAAATTGGTGAACTCGATCCAAATACAGTTCATACTCCAGGTGTATTTGTGGATTACATTGTAGATGGAGGGAAGAAATAA
- a CDS encoding V-type ATP synthase subunit I: MGIAKMKKLTLLAEQSEKEAVLAAMQEMQDIEVISLADVLGEDEALIQSLQFEDKSESVGDLTQTIQDIRYALSFLNDYIPQVPFLKRMKEKRPVLSLKELEVQVQSMDYQTLLHRVDYMDETIHRLQEQLEELKKEEDFLRRWQNLTFLPADTKFLKHFSILVGSVESEKAQDFEVAMNELDTAYAEDIYQSRDTWGFLAVMPEDETVEGNELLQQYGFQVLNYPYDQIPSDALKGNLENQKQLIEQISQEKASLKSYGSTRDALQLAEEYFTNKREREKAKELIANNSYAFVISGWTEASKIDYFTQHIVGQCNERNICYFQFEVEEAEIDAVPTKLENHELVKPFETMTAQFGLPKYDGFDPTPWYYPFHIAFFGMMSADLGYGLLLWLGTAYALKEFELSRGMRSSLKMFNQLSYGTMFFGLIFGSFFGFNLPFRLLDLTNDVIIVMAISVFIGIVHMLLGYGIKFYLMMKDKDYISAYLDAAQWALMLLGVVVIAVNLAFVKVDWLTTAGIVLIVGNILGMFLVKIFSNNNKLIGVGQALFGIMDIASLIGDLVSYTRLTALAVSGANIGMAFNLILGLLPPIARFTIGIILFVALHALNIFITYLGAYVHSMRLEYVEFFGKFYDTDGKAFTPLKTLEKYIWIKSDK; the protein is encoded by the coding sequence ATGGGTATCGCCAAAATGAAGAAGTTGACCCTACTGGCGGAGCAGTCTGAAAAAGAGGCTGTCCTAGCAGCCATGCAAGAGATGCAAGATATTGAAGTCATTTCACTAGCTGATGTACTGGGTGAAGATGAGGCTTTGATTCAGTCTTTGCAGTTTGAAGATAAATCGGAATCCGTGGGTGATCTAACACAGACCATTCAAGATATCCGTTATGCGCTATCCTTTCTCAACGATTATATACCGCAAGTGCCTTTTTTGAAACGGATGAAAGAGAAACGTCCCGTCTTGTCGCTCAAAGAATTGGAAGTCCAGGTCCAAAGCATGGATTATCAAACCTTATTACACCGGGTCGATTATATGGATGAAACCATCCATCGTCTGCAGGAGCAGCTGGAAGAGTTAAAAAAAGAAGAAGACTTCTTGCGTAGATGGCAAAATTTAACTTTTTTGCCGGCGGATACTAAATTTTTGAAGCATTTTTCAATTTTAGTCGGTTCGGTTGAGTCAGAAAAAGCGCAGGACTTTGAAGTCGCCATGAATGAATTGGACACGGCTTATGCCGAAGATATTTATCAATCGCGTGATACTTGGGGCTTTTTAGCGGTTATGCCGGAAGATGAGACGGTTGAAGGCAATGAGTTGCTACAACAATATGGTTTTCAAGTCTTAAATTACCCCTATGACCAGATTCCGAGTGACGCCTTGAAAGGAAACCTTGAAAACCAAAAACAACTGATTGAACAAATATCACAGGAGAAAGCTAGCCTAAAAAGTTATGGATCTACCCGTGATGCATTACAGTTAGCAGAGGAGTATTTTACCAATAAACGTGAGCGCGAAAAAGCCAAAGAACTGATCGCCAATAATTCTTATGCGTTTGTGATTAGTGGTTGGACGGAAGCCAGTAAGATTGATTATTTTACCCAGCATATTGTGGGCCAATGTAATGAACGGAACATTTGTTATTTTCAATTTGAGGTTGAAGAAGCTGAAATTGATGCGGTGCCAACCAAACTCGAAAACCATGAATTGGTTAAACCGTTTGAAACGATGACTGCGCAATTTGGCTTACCTAAGTATGATGGATTTGATCCGACACCATGGTATTACCCATTCCATATTGCTTTTTTTGGGATGATGAGTGCGGATTTAGGCTATGGTTTGTTGTTATGGTTGGGGACGGCTTATGCCTTAAAAGAATTTGAATTATCACGGGGTATGCGGTCGTCATTAAAGATGTTTAACCAACTGTCCTATGGGACGATGTTTTTCGGTTTGATTTTTGGTAGTTTCTTCGGTTTTAATTTACCGTTTAGACTTTTAGATTTAACCAATGATGTGATTATCGTGATGGCTATTTCCGTTTTTATCGGGATTGTCCATATGTTACTGGGCTATGGCATCAAATTCTATTTAATGATGAAAGATAAAGATTATATTTCAGCTTATTTAGATGCGGCACAGTGGGCGTTGATGTTACTCGGTGTGGTCGTCATTGCGGTGAATTTGGCCTTCGTCAAAGTAGACTGGTTAACGACGGCGGGGATTGTCTTGATTGTCGGCAATATTTTAGGGATGTTCTTAGTTAAAATATTTTCAAATAATAATAAGTTGATTGGTGTCGGCCAAGCTTTGTTTGGGATAATGGATATTGCCAGTTTAATTGGGGATTTGGTAAGTTATACACGGTTAACGGCTTTAGCCGTTTCGGGTGCCAATATTGGGATGGCTTTTAACCTGATACTTGGTTTGTTACCACCGATTGCTCGCTTTACCATTGGGATTATCTTATTTGTTGCCCTACATGCCTTAAATATTTTCATTACTTATTTAGGGGCTTATGTGCATTCCATGCGGTTAGAATATGTGGAGTTTTTTGGCAAATTCTATGATACAGATGGCAAAGCCTTTACGCCACTTAAGACTTTAGAAAAGTATATTTGGATAAAATCAGATAAATAA
- a CDS encoding 3-hydroxyacyl-CoA dehydrogenase family protein: MKDITQIKRIGIAGAGTMGYSMAEIFATHGFEILLFDISEDQIKKAQEFIRINRSVEVEQGQLTEEASVELLERIQFTTDNSLFSDVDFVVEAIVENLEIKKTFWSELSQIVPEDIVIVSNTSGLSITQLAEAVIGPERFLGMHWINPPHIIRLIEVIKGEKTADENVTIVEDLAKSVGKIPVAVNDAPGFVLNRLQFAVMREALHILEEGIADIPGIDAVMKYGLGIRYASLGPFEVADFGGLDIFHNIAEYLFADLSTADKDFGKMKELYEAGHLGVKTGKGFYDYSEGKVEKVIRERNINYEKVAKALYTNLDEKS, encoded by the coding sequence ATGAAAGATATTACACAAATTAAGCGGATAGGGATTGCTGGGGCAGGCACTATGGGTTATTCAATGGCTGAGATTTTTGCCACCCATGGTTTCGAGATTTTGTTGTTTGATATTTCAGAGGATCAAATTAAAAAAGCACAGGAATTTATTCGAATTAATCGGTCTGTCGAAGTCGAACAAGGTCAATTAACTGAAGAAGCGTCAGTTGAATTGTTAGAAAGAATTCAATTCACAACGGATAATTCATTATTTAGTGATGTTGATTTTGTGGTTGAAGCGATTGTTGAAAACCTTGAAATCAAAAAGACCTTTTGGTCTGAATTGTCACAAATTGTTCCTGAAGATATTGTCATCGTTAGTAACACATCAGGTTTAAGTATTACGCAATTGGCTGAAGCTGTTATTGGTCCTGAACGCTTTCTAGGTATGCATTGGATCAATCCGCCGCACATTATTCGTCTGATTGAAGTCATTAAAGGGGAAAAGACAGCGGATGAAAATGTCACGATCGTCGAAGATTTAGCTAAAAGTGTTGGGAAAATCCCGGTAGCAGTTAATGATGCACCTGGTTTTGTCTTGAATCGGCTTCAATTTGCGGTCATGCGTGAAGCCTTGCATATTTTAGAAGAAGGTATTGCTGACATTCCTGGTATTGATGCGGTGATGAAGTATGGCTTAGGTATTCGTTATGCGAGCTTAGGACCTTTCGAAGTAGCGGATTTCGGTGGTTTGGATATTTTCCATAATATTGCGGAATACCTTTTCGCAGACTTATCCACTGCCGATAAAGATTTTGGTAAGATGAAAGAATTATACGAAGCTGGTCACTTAGGGGTTAAAACTGGTAAAGGCTTCTATGATTATAGTGAAGGCAAAGTTGAAAAAGTCATTCGTGAACGGAATATTAATTATGAGAAAGTTGCCAAAGCGTTGTATACCAATTTAGATGAGAAAAGTTGA
- a CDS encoding 3-hydroxybutyrate dehydrogenase, producing MFSEKVVFVTGAASGIGLAIAEMFASENAKLMMVDINEEKLQAEAERLGASFFKADLSKREENKAAVDYTVETLGGLDILINVAGVQTVAPIEDYPEDRWDFIINLMLTSPFLLTKYAWPHMKAKGWGRVVNLNSVHGLVASEFKSAYVSAKHGLTGLTKVAALEGGPQGITVNGVHPSYVRTPLVDNQIADQAKTHGISEDEVVSKIMLQKAAIKNLLDPSEVAGVVRFLCSDEAKSVTGAQYTIDGGWVAG from the coding sequence ATGTTTAGTGAAAAAGTTGTCTTTGTTACAGGTGCAGCTAGTGGGATTGGTTTAGCAATCGCTGAAATGTTTGCCTCAGAAAATGCCAAATTAATGATGGTTGATATTAATGAAGAAAAATTACAAGCCGAAGCAGAACGTTTAGGTGCAAGTTTCTTTAAAGCTGATTTATCCAAACGCGAAGAAAATAAAGCCGCTGTTGATTATACGGTTGAAACCTTAGGTGGATTAGATATTTTAATTAACGTGGCGGGTGTACAAACCGTGGCTCCAATTGAAGATTACCCTGAAGATCGTTGGGACTTTATTATTAACTTGATGTTAACGTCGCCATTCTTATTAACAAAATACGCTTGGCCACATATGAAGGCTAAAGGTTGGGGACGTGTGGTTAACTTAAACTCTGTTCACGGATTAGTAGCTTCTGAATTCAAATCGGCTTATGTATCAGCTAAACACGGTTTAACAGGATTAACTAAAGTAGCTGCTTTAGAAGGTGGACCACAAGGTATCACGGTGAATGGTGTTCACCCATCGTATGTAAGAACGCCATTAGTAGATAATCAAATTGCTGATCAAGCTAAAACACATGGTATTAGTGAAGATGAAGTTGTATCCAAAATCATGTTACAAAAAGCAGCTATCAAAAACTTACTCGATCCATCTGAAGTTGCTGGCGTTGTGAGATTCTTATGTTCTGATGAAGCCAAATCTGTTACTGGAGCTCAATACACCATCGATGGTGGTTGGGTAGCCGGCTAA
- a CDS encoding GntP family permease, translating into MVSLIGIFLGLALLMILAFRGYAIVWIAPVAAAVVALMSGMNPIELYMGPYMEGLAGFVKTWFPAFMLSAIFGNLMDVTGSAKSIATWLTNLFGAKAAIAAVALACGLLTYGGVSLFVVVFAIYPLALAVYEEANITRKLIPGAIAIGAFTFTMTAMPGTPQIQNLIPMQYFGTDAMAAPIMGIVASIILYFGGVFYMEWRKRSYEKKGEFFTQPDAAHAGAAIDASELPNPYVSLIPLVTVVVVLNIVPIIFGLDTASPYNIIYALLAGNAVVMLLNLSKREAFIPAVNKGARGAIGAIMNTAGAVGFGSVARSVPGFEVLTDLIMNVPGSPLISLSIAVNILAGATGSASGGMGIALEALGARYMELAQQTGISPEAFHRVASLSSGGLDTLPHNGAVLTLLENTGMSHKDSYLDIMVTSLILPIVATIVAIGLASMGIY; encoded by the coding sequence ATGGTTAGTTTAATAGGAATATTCTTAGGCTTAGCATTATTGATGATATTAGCCTTTAGAGGTTACGCAATTGTTTGGATTGCGCCTGTAGCAGCTGCCGTTGTTGCCTTAATGAGCGGGATGAATCCCATTGAATTGTATATGGGACCTTATATGGAAGGCTTGGCAGGTTTCGTTAAAACTTGGTTCCCAGCATTTATGTTAAGTGCTATTTTTGGAAATTTGATGGATGTGACAGGTTCTGCGAAATCGATTGCGACATGGTTAACGAATTTGTTTGGAGCTAAAGCAGCGATTGCAGCGGTGGCCTTAGCCTGTGGTTTGTTAACGTATGGTGGGGTTTCATTATTCGTTGTTGTGTTTGCTATTTATCCGTTAGCGTTAGCCGTTTATGAAGAAGCTAATATTACCCGTAAATTAATTCCAGGTGCAATCGCTATTGGTGCATTTACTTTCACCATGACGGCTATGCCTGGTACCCCTCAAATTCAAAACTTGATCCCAATGCAATACTTTGGAACAGATGCAATGGCTGCACCTATTATGGGGATTGTAGCAAGTATTATTTTGTATTTTGGTGGCGTTTTCTATATGGAATGGCGTAAAAGAAGTTATGAGAAAAAAGGTGAATTCTTTACTCAACCTGATGCAGCTCATGCAGGAGCGGCGATTGATGCTTCTGAATTACCCAATCCTTACGTTTCTTTAATTCCATTAGTTACTGTTGTTGTAGTCCTAAACATTGTGCCAATTATCTTTGGCTTGGATACAGCTAGTCCTTATAATATCATTTATGCTTTATTAGCAGGAAATGCTGTTGTTATGCTATTAAACTTAAGTAAAAGAGAGGCGTTTATTCCTGCTGTAAATAAAGGTGCTAGAGGTGCTATTGGCGCGATTATGAATACAGCCGGTGCCGTAGGTTTTGGATCTGTAGCGCGTTCTGTGCCAGGATTCGAAGTATTAACGGATTTAATTATGAATGTACCAGGTAGCCCATTAATCTCACTTTCAATTGCCGTAAATATCTTAGCCGGTGCAACAGGTTCTGCTTCAGGTGGTATGGGTATTGCTTTAGAAGCTTTAGGTGCAAGATATATGGAATTGGCTCAACAAACAGGTATTTCACCAGAAGCCTTCCATAGGGTTGCTTCCCTTTCTTCAGGTGGGTTAGACACTTTACCACATAATGGTGCGGTACTAACCTTATTAGAAAACACGGGTATGTCACATAAAGATTCTTACTTAGACATTATGGTGACATCATTGATCTTACCAATTGTTGCAACGATTGTTGCAATCGGATTAGCCTCAATGGGAATATACTAA
- a CDS encoding V-type ATP synthase subunit A has protein sequence MKNGTIVSVAGPLVVASGMEDAAVRDICRVGDLGLIGEIIQIRGDRASLQVYEETSMVGPGEPVVITGEPLSVELGPGMVSNMFDGIQRPLEAFRLKTGNDYLDRGVAIDPLDRDKKWTFTAQVNIGDSVVGGDIVGVVQETPVIEHRVMVPPGVEGVVTNIASGVFTVKDVVYSLETKGSGKRDFTMIQRWPVRKGRPFKRKLSTEEVLLTGQRVIDTMFPVAKGGTAAVPGPFGAGKTVVQHQIAKWSNVDLVVYVGCGERGNEMTEVIDEFPQLIDPNTGNSLMDRTILIANTSNMPVAAREASIYTGITIAEYFRDMGYSVAIMADSTSRWAEALREISGRLEEMPGDEGYPAYLGSRLADYYERAGRVVTLGGADGEDREGSVTAIGAVSPPGGDTSEPVTQNTLSVVKVFWGLDSSLSQRRHFPAINWLSSYSLDSKTMNKFVGKVLNVDWDEMVNHTRNLLQKEAELQEIVRLVGVESLPEMDRLTLLVSSMIRESYLQQNAYDDVDTYTSLQKQYAMLNIILTFEAKAIEALNLGAYFDDIAKGTTALRERIGRMKYISEDNHEEFEEILSDIESQIKYVIGKEVYK, from the coding sequence TTGAAAAATGGAACAATTGTTAGTGTAGCTGGCCCCCTAGTCGTCGCAAGCGGCATGGAAGATGCAGCGGTACGTGATATTTGTCGGGTAGGTGATTTAGGCCTGATTGGCGAAATTATTCAGATTCGTGGCGACCGCGCCAGTTTACAAGTATATGAAGAAACATCGATGGTTGGACCGGGGGAACCTGTTGTTATTACCGGTGAACCCTTATCAGTAGAATTAGGCCCCGGCATGGTTTCCAATATGTTTGACGGTATTCAACGCCCTCTAGAAGCTTTTCGCCTTAAAACGGGCAATGATTATTTAGATCGGGGTGTGGCGATTGACCCCCTTGATCGTGACAAAAAATGGACCTTCACTGCCCAAGTAAATATCGGTGATTCTGTCGTGGGTGGCGATATTGTCGGGGTTGTGCAAGAAACCCCTGTGATTGAGCATCGCGTGATGGTACCCCCTGGGGTCGAAGGTGTCGTCACCAACATCGCCAGTGGGGTATTTACTGTGAAAGATGTGGTTTATAGTTTAGAGACTAAAGGGTCGGGTAAACGTGATTTTACCATGATTCAACGGTGGCCGGTGCGTAAGGGCCGTCCATTTAAACGTAAATTAAGTACGGAGGAAGTTTTGCTGACCGGTCAACGGGTGATAGATACCATGTTCCCAGTTGCCAAAGGTGGAACGGCAGCTGTGCCGGGGCCCTTCGGTGCGGGCAAAACCGTTGTCCAACATCAAATCGCTAAATGGTCGAATGTTGATTTGGTTGTGTATGTGGGTTGTGGTGAGCGTGGTAACGAGATGACGGAAGTTATTGATGAGTTTCCGCAGTTGATTGATCCTAATACGGGGAATTCGCTGATGGACCGAACGATTTTAATTGCTAACACATCCAATATGCCGGTGGCAGCTCGTGAGGCTTCGATTTATACGGGGATTACGATTGCTGAATATTTCCGGGATATGGGTTATTCTGTGGCCATTATGGCGGATTCGACGTCGCGTTGGGCGGAAGCCTTGCGGGAAATCTCAGGTCGTTTAGAAGAAATGCCTGGGGATGAAGGTTATCCCGCTTATTTAGGTAGCCGTTTAGCCGATTATTATGAAAGAGCTGGACGCGTTGTGACTTTAGGTGGGGCGGATGGTGAAGACCGTGAAGGCTCCGTGACAGCGATTGGTGCGGTGTCACCTCCGGGCGGGGATACGTCGGAGCCGGTGACACAAAATACCTTGAGTGTGGTGAAGGTATTCTGGGGTCTGGACAGTTCTTTATCCCAAAGACGTCATTTCCCAGCCATTAACTGGTTAAGTTCTTATTCCTTGGATTCAAAAACCATGAATAAATTTGTGGGTAAAGTATTGAATGTTGATTGGGATGAAATGGTCAATCATACCCGCAATTTACTGCAAAAAGAAGCGGAGTTACAAGAAATTGTGCGTCTCGTGGGGGTTGAATCCTTGCCTGAGATGGACCGCCTGACCTTGTTGGTAAGTAGTATGATTCGTGAAAGTTATTTACAACAAAATGCGTATGATGATGTCGATACTTACACGTCCTTACAAAAACAATATGCCATGTTGAATATCATTTTAACCTTTGAAGCCAAAGCGATAGAAGCTTTGAATTTAGGAGCCTATTTCGATGATATTGCCAAAGGTACCACTGCCCTTCGTGAAAGAATTGGCCGGATGAAATATATTTCTGAGGATAATCACGAGGAGTTTGAAGAGATTTTAAGTGACATTGAATCACAAATTAAATACGTCATCGGCAAGGAGGTCTACAAATAA